GAGGATTTTTTAATCTTCACAAGCCAGTTATGTGTTATTATCAACAATCAATTGTATCTTAATCAGTGCACCTTCACTTTTCTCCTGTATTTCTCTGCTACTACCtttatctttcaaaaaaatttcttctttcaaccCCCAAAACTTGCCAGTCACAAGCAGCTTTCTTCAGGTTGATCATGCAATTTCAGTGGGGTACATTTGTCAATTCCTTACACGACTATTTTTAAGCCAAATGCTGAAATTGCTGTATTCTCAACTTGCATCATTACCTATTCACTAGCtctacagagaaagaaaaatacattagcCATTAACAACCTCTTCACAACATCACCTGTGTAAATAAACATAGTTTTCCCTCCCCGACTAGCACGAGGACAAAACACGGTACCTGTCTTGTTCCTGCAACAGCGAAAACAATACAATCATTAACCACAGATCAGAAAAGTATAGACATTTGGAGCATGAATGACTGTTTATCAATGAGGCGACAAAAACATGCCTCTCTCTTAAGTGTTTTCACAAAAGGTCTCAGATGAAAATAGGAAAGCAGTGGtagcttagaaaaaaataaaaacagggaAAATCACTTACTGTACTTGGTTCTGCAGAGGTATTCAACACAAACATCACCCTTCCTTGTCCAGCTGCCAAGTGCTAAAGCATGAAATGAGCAGCTGTTTCCTTCAAGCTGGGGCTGTGTGTCTTAACTAGTCACATGCCCCTCCTGATAAATCTCACTGCTGTGCCAGGAGGTCAGAATCTGAAGATCATTATTCCCCCTATTTGAAAATCCTTTTCATAATAGCAGCCTTTGCTAAAACGCTTGACTGGAACGTGGCGCTATGTGTTCCAtaacttcttctttttttttcccccctctaaATGACTAATGCCTAACAGTAGATAAGTCTTAATCAACAGTTGGGGCAGTACAAATGGAAAGTTAAACAGATCTCTGTTGATTGCTTCAATTTTGCACCTGAACTTTATGATTTGCTGCATTTAAATTCAGTCTTCCTGTCAGGAAGAGAACATTTTAAAGCACAGTGGTGTTCATAACGTCTTTAAGACTTGGTCACTCCACTAATCACACAAAATAAGGGAACAATCATACTTTCGGAGATTAGGCATATTTAAAGGGCAACATCGCTACCTCTTATGTTTACATAGTAGAATGATGAGTCCCTTATAATACTGcagataatttttattttggtgcCTAGTATTTTTGCAGCACAGAGACAGAGCCCCATTGTGGCAGACATTGCCTGGTCACACAGGGATATCTTTTCTGGGTTGGGGGCTAACAGTCCAAACTGAGtcaacaaaatggaaaacaagagcATCCTTATCCCCATGTTTCTAGATGTAGGACAAATGAAGGTGCAAccctgaagtaaaaaaaaaattacagattgTAATGGAATTTTCCAGGGAGATATGTGGCcatacatttctgaaatataagTGAGATTTTGTAGCCTAATTCCCTACAGCTTGGccacatatttaaatatattcagGTGTTTGAAGGTAAAAGCATGCAGTCAATGTAATTTTGAGGGTGAGATGCAGAACTcaattttctgaaaagtttAATTTCTAACACACATATAGGAAATACCAGGCTGAAACTCCAGTGGTAGTTTATATCAAAAAACCTGACAGCGCACTGTTGCTGTACCTCAGTATGGGGTGCTGTAACGATGGATGATATTTTATGGTTTTGCAAGCAAACCAGACCTTGCAAGATCACACACACAGTCACACTGAATTATAAAGGCATTTTCCTGAAATAGAAACTCTGCTAATGGTACTGCATTGGAGAGCTGAACAAATTCAAGGAATTGCTCAGAGCCAAAAAGCTACccatttatttcaattattCAATTTTAATTGCATATCTAACTGGCACATTTGTCAGAAATCAACAAATGCCCTCAAGTTACTGAAGATGAAAGCTGCAGGAANNNNNNNNNNNNNNNNNNNNNNNNNNNNNNNNNNNNNNNNNNNNNNNNNNNNNNNNNNNNNNNNNNNNNNNNNNNNNNNNNNNNNNNNNNNNNNNNNNNNGCTCAGGAGCCTCGGTGTGACTGAGGCcggagaggaggaggggggaagtTGGGCGGCAGGAAAACTCCtagttttttgtcttttggagAAGTAACGATAACTGAAAAACCGCTCGTGACTTAGcgctttttctttgctgcttttttttaattaacatagCACAGGAAGCTTCTGTAGTTTAAACCTTTTATTCCAGCAGAGTCAGTAAAGGTTATATAAATATGAAGGAGAGCGAGTAGAGTGTGTCCTGCTATAAGCTTGCACTGCTGGGAGCTCAGGGAGCGGCAGTCGTGACTTCACTGCTGCTGGTTCTGTGCAAACAGCTGTATTTATTCACGTTGGCCATGTTCCCATAAATCACTTTGTTGGAGTGTGACCCGAGCCACAAAGATTATATTTCCAGGCTAAGTTGGTGACGATAGCTCCCTAGCTTGACAAATAGGCTTCTGTTTTGGCAGGTATTGCAGTGACTGAAATGTGAAAAGGTCCCAGCCATGATGCACATGACATGGTCATCTTCCTTTTTTGCCGTATGTTTGAAAGGGTATTCCTGGCTTCAAGGAGCAAACAGGCCTGGCAACGTAGTGCTACTAAGAGAATGTGTCTGTGGAGCATAGGCACCTCTGGGAGAATGAAAAGAAGTAAGAGGCTGCTCACAGTCATTGGTCTGCAAATTGGACTGCTAGCCAAAGAGCTGTGTACTTGAAATCATAGTTAGCGTCAATATTACAGATAAGATGTTGTATCTATCAATGGAAAATACTAGGAAAAAGGACCTTTAACCTGAGAGATGTTTTAAATGCAGATCCTGCCAAAGCAAAAGGCTTGTCATCTCTTCATTTCTACTTGAATCTGCAACTTGATGTTTCCGTTGAGTCACACACACTTCCATGTATGTGTGGGACAGGACTTAAACTTGCTTTGGTTAGTGTGTTGGAATTGTCTGCCCTGCTGTGGTGAGGTAATCTGATGCATTATATCCCTGCTACAACTTCCCATCAGCTGCTAGTAGATTAACTCTTTATCACTTGTTAAACTGCTCTGTGGGGGAAAGATATTTCTGAGTGTAACTCTTTCATTTTGGTTGGATGCTAACAAACTGTTGTGATGAAGACAAATCCTTTATGTATGACATTAAGCATAACAATGAAGAGTGAAAGTAACACTTAAATTTGCCCTATGCGAGATGTTTTTCCACTGAGATTTGCCAAGAGTTGACTGAACTCACTAGGTTGCTGTGACGTTCTGGGTGATTTtactctggaagttcaagagAATGATTTTGGTTGATTATTCTTGCTCTTGGCAGTTTCTGTTTTGGGTATGGTATATAGAAAAATCCTATGCATTTTCAACATGCTCCGGTAAGCTCTGGCTTTGTGCTTCTGTCTGATTCATAGGGCTGTCTTCTCCctacttttctctctcctccaaCAGGATGTCACTACCCAGGTGACCTCAAAACTGCATCTTCTGAAACTGGTTCTCTAGAATTGTGCTTTCTTATACATAGGCCTGATTCTACTTTATTTTGTTATGCAGAGAACAATGGTCTCCTGTGCATTTTTCTTGTACCCTTTTAAGAATGTAACATTCCCAAAGAGGATATTTAGAATCGCTTTGATAAGATTTGTATCAAAGTCTTCCCTACTTTAACACTTAATAGGAAGTGGCAGAAAAGATGCACCAATCTACTAGTAATTGTTCAAGATACTACAAAGCAGCATTCAGAAACGATATTTTAGAACTGCAGTTGCCAAAGGTAAGTATAATATCTCCAAGAGCTGGAGACAAAGAAATTGCAGCTGTATATGGTAGCCTTCTCCAGGATGAAGCACTCGATTGTAATGTCTTGTGACACGATCTCAGTGCCATTAAGCTAATGTACACGGACAGATTGGGCTTACTCAGACACTTACAGCTGAGCACAGGAATTTATCTTACGGTTTTAGATGTTTCAGCATTTCATATCTGATGAGGGTGTAGCTCTCAATACATATAGAGcataaaataaatgtgcaaCAGGACATCGGTCGCTGTCAACTTTAATGaactgtgcttttgttttgcttgtcaGTTACAAAGGTCCATTGTTAGATGACGGAGCACTGGCTCAGGCAGTCTCTCGTGGAGCCAATTCCCCGGAGTTCACCAAACTCTGTGCTTGGTTGGTATCTGAGTTACGGCTGTTCTGTAAACTAGAGGAAAATGTGCAAGCAACTAACAGTAAGTAGACGTAACTCTAGTACGAATGTGCACTTCATGTGTGTTCTTGCCTGTTGTATTTGGGTTGATAACTGCTAAATCTGATGTAGCAGTGAGTACTGTCTGTATGCTGTCagattttcagttgttttccaCGTCGGATTTCAGACTTGCCTAATAAGTGGCCCATAGAGGCTGAAGTAATAGCAGTGATCAAACAGTATTCTGGTAATAGATTTGTTTAATGGTACAAATGTAGATGTTTCTTAAATTTTGGGAACGGATTTAAGGAAAAATTAGTTGTTTTTTATTAGATCATGAGAAGGCTTATTTCAAGCCTTCTGTTTGTAATTAGGATGtaagaaatatttactgttCAAAGAAACATTCTCATGACAACAGCAGctgtatttttgtgttattATTGGTTACCATAACTCTGTCCATGCcatgtattttttccccatttatgAAATACTCTGCAGAAGAGAGTTTGcaaatgtttcttattttgGTGGAGGAAACAAACCCCTATTTTCCAGAAACATTATTTTCGGTCAACTAGTTGTGACATTCTGTGGATCAAATTGTTAAATTGTTGTGATAACCCATACTCCTGATTATCTACCATATCAACCCCAAATGTGAATTTGATTTTCAGTCTGCTTGTTTCCCCACAGATAGCTGTCTTTTACCTCCACGTGCTATTTTCCTTATTGTTCTTGATATTTGCATCCCTTCTTCTGTGAGTGTAACTGCCTCCCTATCACTAATAACATCGCTTTTCTCCACCTGTAGAGGTGTAAGTTTCTTCCTGTACATCTTatgtaaaaatacagtttgGTAGTATTCTAAACACCTATTTCAAATTGTCAACATTTTATTTGTCATATATAATCAAGTCCTTCCTTCATTTTGTGTGACTCAAGTTTAGCCCAAGGCAGTCTGTAATCTGTGCAATCTCTCTTCAAAAGACGACTGTTACTTTatcccttttgtttttttcccataattCGGCGTAATAAATTCAGGCTTGCTTCACTAGTAGCACTTAGGATGATACTTGTATCAGTAACAAAACTTTGGCTTAAAtgacttaattatttttaaaggatgttAGTACAAAATATTATCAGTTGACAAATGTTAGCTGACTTAGGAAATGCAAACATGAGCACTcataaatagtatttttcatGACCATACAAGGCTTATTTAACATGCTTGTAGTGGGAGCAATTAGTCTACCTAAAATACCCTGTAAAATTTATGTTGTTTTTAGTGTCCCTTTTCAATGTAGAATTTGCCAGTGGCTGTCTGTTGTAGCTGGGTTAAGTTTTCAGTGAAAGATAATTTTACAATAAGGAGGGACATCAAGCCTCCGAAGAGGTTGTGTTCTGTCTTTGAAAAACCTTAAGAATGCATTTGGCTTCCATAGCAATAGGAGTTTCATGTTAGAAAGCAACTGAAgcaaaacattattatttttaagagtttaCTCACTTTAATCATAGCTAtaaacaaattattatttttcttctaaggtCCAAATGAAGCTGAAGAATTTCAACTCGAAGTGAGTGGGTTGCTGGCTGAAATGAACTGTCCATACACATCGTTAACAACAGGAGATGTGACAAAACGCCTTCTTAACCAAAAGAACTGTCTCTTGCTGCTTAGTAAGTTGGAATTGCAAGCAAATTTGGTTTCTGTGCAAAGATTCATATTCTTACACTTGGTGAGATGCTGTGACAAGGTGCTTTGTTTAATATAGTGTGTAAAAGCAGCTTCctaaaattaataattttctttttcctgtaatgTCTGGTGTCAGAGTATTACATTTCTGGGTCTTGTAAATTTACCAGTCACTCTGTAGCCAGTGCATGATGATATTTTGAGTGTCAATTCTTCTCGCATTCACTAGTGCAAAGTTTCTCCTGCTTCTCAAAAGGTGCTCTGAAGTAGGAATCATGTGAGACTTCTGCCAGGATTTAGCTACTCAGCTCTGTTcagaaagaacataaaaacaTCCACTAATATCAGATGCATCGTCGTTTTAGTGCCCCCATCAGGATGACTTTCAAGGTGCAAGGTGTAGGACTTGCATTTTCCTACACTCCAACAGCAATTGAAACTGCTGTGGAAAAGATCCCAGCTCAAGTTCTTTTGATTATCTCCCTTAATAAATACTCTCAATGTTATTTTCTGCTGCTCCAAAAGAAGTGAACGGTATCAAGAGTGATGTCCTCCTATCACTTTTCCACCCTGTGCATCTGAAAATCTAACTTGCTTTTATTCCTGTTCAGGAATTTTAAGTGTGGAAGAAATAGCACTGAAACTTGGAAAAAGTGTGTGATGTTgatgcacattaaaaaaaataataataataaaatcacaagTGTCAGAGTTaagaattttaatattaattttaatctGGTCTTaaattcagcatttattttgtttcttcacttGCTGCTGATTCTTTAACTGTTCAAAGCAGGAATATCATTCTATCTCCAGCTGAGATGTGGGAAATGAGTTACAGTGTAGGTTCCTGTAttgcagcagctggagaagaatTGGTAGTAAGGCTTAAATCTGAACTTGATTTGATAATATGTTCAAAAATATCAGGTGAAATGAGGTAATCATAGCATTTAAGATATTTTGTAGTTCAAATGCATCTGCCCTTTGGCTTGTTCTTTGTGAGCTAAGCCTTCAGAAAATTTGGCTTGTGTGTGACTGGGCTTATCCCGGAGATCTTCAGTGATGTACGTGTTGGTAATATAAAGTTAAGTTCAGAAGTTGCACTCTAGTGTTCCATCTGGCAGGAATACTTTGTTTACTATTAAATGTGGACTTGAAATTGATGCCACAATCTTTCTGTGTATAACATAATCCTAATACCTAAAACTTTTGCACAGCTTTCATTACCTGCATCAAACTAACTTACTAGGTGTCTTGTTTTATGTGAGCCataaactcattttcttttcttttcttttttttcagaaaaagatttTTGCTGTGTGTGTGAATGCCAGGGtatttatatagaaaaaaaaaaaaaaaaaaaaaaagcaaaaacacagcGTAGCTTATGTCAGTTGAAAGGCAGAACAGTATTCTTACCAAAAGCACCAGCTAAACATAAGCAGCATCACTGGAATTCAGTGCAGTACTGGcatatgcaaaaagaaattccagttttggAGGTAGTAAGCTGATTTTTCAATATTAAAGTTTTATATATCCACAGGTATCTTTTTATTACTGTAGCATCTAATCTTTCAATCCTTATTTTAAGAACTAATTATTTAAATTGATGTTAAAGACACCCGGTGTGATtcaatacaaaaatattgttaaatgtttggtttttttaattcaaaccCTAAAACTGTGGAAACTGCAGCTAAAGGCTGTACACTAGCTTTTTATTACTGTAACCTACATCACAATGCTGCAATTACAGATGCAGACCATGTTCAGAAATTCTGTGACTTCATGGAATagttcaggttggaagggacctttaagatcatatAGTTCCAACCTGCCTACTATAGGCAGGGAACACCTCCCtgtagaccaggctgctcacagccccatccagcctggccttgagaaCATCTCTAGGGAgggggcatctacaacctctctgatTTTGGTTGTAGATGCTCCCATCTCTCAGCAACCAGTTCCGGTGTTTCaatctcacagtaaagaatttcttcctactgttttgtctaaatctaccctcttccagtaTAAAACCATTTcatctcatcctgtcactactttcttttttcttttttttcttttttcNNNNNNNNNNNNNNNNNNNNNNNNNNNNNNNNNNNNNNNNNNNNNNNNNNNNNNNNNNNNNNNNNNNNNNNNNNNNNNNNNNNNNNNNNNNNNNNNNNNNCTTTTAACGGCCCAAGCCGTTTTAGCTAAGTCTGGAAGATGGAAGATGATGTGTTTACTAAGGGAAGGGATGCAGCTGGTCTGTTTCCTCCAGCTGTCACAGTGCTGTGTTATTGTGTAAACCTTTTATTGATGGGAAGGTAACTTTTTTGGTAAGGTGTTGAGTGTTTTGTCAGAGCGCTTTCTGCTGTCACTGATGTGCAAAGGAGGCTCTCCTATAGCTACTGATCTTGAGATAGGCACTGTTTTGTGGCTGGAGCTGCACCGCCAGGTGTGCCACTCTTCTTACTTAACCCACGCAAAATCTGACGTGGATATGTGAAGCTGTGATGTTGCAGCTGAAATGACACCACCTTGGGTGCTCATGGTTGTACCTTGTTTTTTGTAAGTGGCATTCACTCACTCAGGCTGTCTGTTGCCCTTGGTGCAGCGCTTGTCCAATAGCTGCTGTCTTGGTAAGTCATAGCTTTGCTGTGTGCTCTtgttgctctgaaagaaaaggctttttgcTGTGATGTTTTAGGTTCCCTAGTCACTTAACCTGGCATATGTACAATTAAAAGGAAGGAGGCgctcatgttttccttttgctctgcaGTATATTCTGTACTCATATTTGTGTTAATGAAGTTGCAAAAGTGAGTTGCTTCAAGAGACTGATTTGACTGAAAGTTAATTCAGCCAGCATCTGTTGCCTGCTGTGATT
This genomic stretch from Meleagris gallopavo isolate NT-WF06-2002-E0010 breed Aviagen turkey brand Nicholas breeding stock chromosome 2, Turkey_5.1, whole genome shotgun sequence harbors:
- the LOC104909637 gene encoding protein FAM98B-like; translated protein: MNCAFVLLVSYKGPLLDDGALAQAVSRGANSPEFTKLCAWLVSELRLFCKLEENVQATNSPNEAEEFQLEVSGLLAEMNCPYTSLTTGDVTKRLLNQKNCLLLLKKDFCCVCECQGIYIEKKKKKKKAKTQRSLCQLKGRTVFLPKAPAKHKQHHWNSVQYWHMQKEIPVLEYGGNVNGPVTKLLMLNASDLEKFASEMFDLQLLISPSENKRAKPHFGLTLK